Proteins encoded together in one Macadamia integrifolia cultivar HAES 741 chromosome 8, SCU_Mint_v3, whole genome shotgun sequence window:
- the LOC122087700 gene encoding uncharacterized protein LOC122087700: protein MTSNVSACAIAKCDYCGKDCSIFTSKSGSHVGRKFFKCSLNCLFFMWVDHLKMCECGNGQCKVRTAKTSANYGRYFWCCPQSTGVGNKGCGMFEWILDSSLSCHTYQTPPRSLCSETSSSSSPSPSSDYIKGYLNGAIKESEGHTRMLRDVLDTVKKLDLNKNVG from the exons ATGACATCGAATGTGTCCGCTTGTGCTATTGCGAAGTGTGATTACTGTGGGAAAGATTGCTCAATTTTCACTTCTAAGTCAGGGTCacatgttggaaggaaattttttaaatgttcattGAATTGCCTcttcttcatgtgggttgaCCATCTTAAGATGTGTGAGTGTGGGAACGGTCAGTGTAAGGTCAGAACTGCGAAGACAAGTGCAAATTATGGTCGATATTTTTGGTGTTGTCCACAATCAACTGGG GTTGGaaacaaaggttgtggaatgtttGAATGGATATTAGATTCAAGCCTAAGTTGTCATACTTACCAGACTCCACCTAGGTCACTATGTTCGGAAACCTCAAgttcatcatctccttccccttcatcagactatatcaaaggatacttgaaTGGTGCAATAAAAGAATCGGAGGGTCATACGAGGATGCtgagagatgttcttgacacagtcaagaagcttgatttaaacaaaaatgtaggatga